In Coregonus clupeaformis isolate EN_2021a chromosome 15, ASM2061545v1, whole genome shotgun sequence, one genomic interval encodes:
- the LOC121582167 gene encoding noelin-like isoform X1 has translation MSVPLLKIGVVLSTMAMITNWMSQTLPSLVGLNTTKLTAERAGYPDRSTGVLPVNPEESWQVYSSAQDSEGRCVCTVVAPQQSMCSRDARTKQLRQLLEKVQNMTQSIQVLDQRTQRDLQYVEKMEVQLRGLETKFRQVEENHKQNIAKQYKAIKSKMEELRPLIPVLEEYKADAKLVLQFKEEVQNLTSVLSELQEEMGAYDYEELHNRVSGLEERLRACMQKLACGKLTGISEPVTIKTSGSRFGSWMTDPAAPEGDTRVWYMDGYHNNRFVREYKSMADFMTTDNFTSHRLPHPWSGTGQVVYNGSIYFNKFQSHIIIKFDFKTSAISKARQLDNAGFNNMYHYAWGGHSDIDLMVDEGGLWAVYATNQNAGNIVISKLNPSTLQIIKSWTTNHPKRSAGEAFMICGTLYVTNGYSGGTKVYYAYSTNSSTYEYIDIAFQNKYSHISMLDYNPRDRALYAWNNGHQVLYNVTLFHVISSQEL, from the exons ATGTCGGTGCCTTTGCTGAAGATCGGCGTTGTGCTGAGCACCATGGCGATGATCACCAACTGGATGTCGCAGACACTGCCCTCGCTAGTGGGGCTCAACACCACCAAGCTCACCGCGGAGAGGGCAGGCTACCCGGACAGGAGCACCGGA GTGTTGCCAGTGAACCCAGAGGAGTCATGGCAGGTGTACAGTTCTGCCCAGGACAGtgaggggaggtgtgtgtgcaCCGTGGTGGCACCGCAGCAGTCCATGTGTTCACGAGACGCCCGCACCAAACAGCTGAGGCAACTGCTGGAAAAG GTCCAGAACATGACCCAGTCCATCCAGGTGCTGGACCAGCGGACCCAGAGAGACCTGCAGTATGTGGAGAAGATGGAGGTGCAGCTGAGAGGTCTGGAGACCAAGTTCAGACAGGTGGAGGAGAACCACAAGCAGAACATCGCCAAGCAATACAAG GCCATAAAATCGAAAATGGAGGAGCTTAGGCCGTTGATACCAGTGTTGGAGGAGTACAAAGCCGATGCCAAATTGGTATTGCAGTTTAAGGAGGAGGTCCAGAATCTGACGTCAGTTCTAAGCGAGCTCCAGGAAGAGATGGGAGCCTATGACTACGAGGAACTCCACAACAGAGTGTCAGGTCTTGAGGAGAGACTCCGAGCATGCATGCAAAAATTAG CATGTGGGAAGTTGACGGGCATCAGCGAACCTGTCACCATCAAGACGTCTGGATCCCGGTTCGGATCCTGGATGACTGACCCTGCAGCACCGGAAGGAGATACCagg GTTTGGTACATGGACGGTTACCACAACAACCGCTTCGTGCGGGAGTACAAGTCCATGGCGGACTTCATGACGACGGACAATTTCACGTCTCACCGCCTCCCCCACCCGTGGTCCGGGACAGGTCAGGTGGTCTACAACGGCTCCATTTACTTCAACAAATTCCAGAGCCACATCATCATCAAGTTCGACTTCAAGACCTCCGCCATCAGCAAGGCACGCCAGCTGGACAACGCCGGCTTCAACAACATGTATCACTATGCCTGGGGCGGCCACTCCGACATCGACCTCATGGTGGACGAGGGCGGTCTCTGGGCCGTCTATGCCACCAATCAGAACGCTGGAAACATCGTCATCAGCAAGCTGAACCCCAGCACGCTTCAGATCATCAAGAGCTGGACTACCAACCACCCCAAGAGGAGCGCCGGCGAAGCCTTCATGATCTGTGGTACTCTCTATGTTACCAACGGTTACTCTGGAGGGACTAAGGTGTACTATGCCTACAGCACTAACTCCTCCACATACGAGTACATAGACATCGCCTTCCAGAACAAGTACTCCCATATCTCCATGCTTGACTACAACCCTCGGGACCGTGCTCTCTATGCATGGAACAACGGACACCAGGTTCTGTACAACGTCACACTGTTCCACGTCATCAGCTCACAGGAATTGTAA
- the LOC121582167 gene encoding noelin-like isoform X2, whose product MQPSSKILSLIVLVLMGTELTQVLPVNPEESWQVYSSAQDSEGRCVCTVVAPQQSMCSRDARTKQLRQLLEKVQNMTQSIQVLDQRTQRDLQYVEKMEVQLRGLETKFRQVEENHKQNIAKQYKAIKSKMEELRPLIPVLEEYKADAKLVLQFKEEVQNLTSVLSELQEEMGAYDYEELHNRVSGLEERLRACMQKLACGKLTGISEPVTIKTSGSRFGSWMTDPAAPEGDTRVWYMDGYHNNRFVREYKSMADFMTTDNFTSHRLPHPWSGTGQVVYNGSIYFNKFQSHIIIKFDFKTSAISKARQLDNAGFNNMYHYAWGGHSDIDLMVDEGGLWAVYATNQNAGNIVISKLNPSTLQIIKSWTTNHPKRSAGEAFMICGTLYVTNGYSGGTKVYYAYSTNSSTYEYIDIAFQNKYSHISMLDYNPRDRALYAWNNGHQVLYNVTLFHVISSQEL is encoded by the exons GTGTTGCCAGTGAACCCAGAGGAGTCATGGCAGGTGTACAGTTCTGCCCAGGACAGtgaggggaggtgtgtgtgcaCCGTGGTGGCACCGCAGCAGTCCATGTGTTCACGAGACGCCCGCACCAAACAGCTGAGGCAACTGCTGGAAAAG GTCCAGAACATGACCCAGTCCATCCAGGTGCTGGACCAGCGGACCCAGAGAGACCTGCAGTATGTGGAGAAGATGGAGGTGCAGCTGAGAGGTCTGGAGACCAAGTTCAGACAGGTGGAGGAGAACCACAAGCAGAACATCGCCAAGCAATACAAG GCCATAAAATCGAAAATGGAGGAGCTTAGGCCGTTGATACCAGTGTTGGAGGAGTACAAAGCCGATGCCAAATTGGTATTGCAGTTTAAGGAGGAGGTCCAGAATCTGACGTCAGTTCTAAGCGAGCTCCAGGAAGAGATGGGAGCCTATGACTACGAGGAACTCCACAACAGAGTGTCAGGTCTTGAGGAGAGACTCCGAGCATGCATGCAAAAATTAG CATGTGGGAAGTTGACGGGCATCAGCGAACCTGTCACCATCAAGACGTCTGGATCCCGGTTCGGATCCTGGATGACTGACCCTGCAGCACCGGAAGGAGATACCagg GTTTGGTACATGGACGGTTACCACAACAACCGCTTCGTGCGGGAGTACAAGTCCATGGCGGACTTCATGACGACGGACAATTTCACGTCTCACCGCCTCCCCCACCCGTGGTCCGGGACAGGTCAGGTGGTCTACAACGGCTCCATTTACTTCAACAAATTCCAGAGCCACATCATCATCAAGTTCGACTTCAAGACCTCCGCCATCAGCAAGGCACGCCAGCTGGACAACGCCGGCTTCAACAACATGTATCACTATGCCTGGGGCGGCCACTCCGACATCGACCTCATGGTGGACGAGGGCGGTCTCTGGGCCGTCTATGCCACCAATCAGAACGCTGGAAACATCGTCATCAGCAAGCTGAACCCCAGCACGCTTCAGATCATCAAGAGCTGGACTACCAACCACCCCAAGAGGAGCGCCGGCGAAGCCTTCATGATCTGTGGTACTCTCTATGTTACCAACGGTTACTCTGGAGGGACTAAGGTGTACTATGCCTACAGCACTAACTCCTCCACATACGAGTACATAGACATCGCCTTCCAGAACAAGTACTCCCATATCTCCATGCTTGACTACAACCCTCGGGACCGTGCTCTCTATGCATGGAACAACGGACACCAGGTTCTGTACAACGTCACACTGTTCCACGTCATCAGCTCACAGGAATTGTAA